A part of Citrifermentans bremense genomic DNA contains:
- a CDS encoding hybrid sensor histidine kinase/response regulator — translation MFNSLQNWQALFDNMSQGMFCQDADGKPVEANASALSLLCLDRAEFMAHTPQTPRWRLLSPAGTELPPEQHPAVIALQKGEPVRGVVSGIYTPHNDATAWVKIDAIPLKQGVACIVLNDITQEKLIKEQEHQAALQYELLANTSMDGYWITDTEGRILSVNDAACRMYGYSRDELTSMFIDDFEAWENRHEITEHTEKIVATCYDRFETAHRRKDGTLIEVEVSTTFIPESGRFLAFLQDITSKKVAERALQQSEKRYLAVINNQLEFVDRYLPGGIITFVNDALCDYVGAGREELLGQSFYPFIHEDDREQLVMAIEALDAEHTFFHTENRVVLKDGSVRWHHWSHHALFDEKGQIYEYQSVGRDITERKEVEDKLQESEARFRNLLESIPNVAVQGYGPDGTVHYWNRANETIYGYRQEEALGHNLVELIIPPELRDEVRRAIKEGAETGVMPPAGEITLMRKDGSPVPVFSSHAVVRIPGLPPELFCIDVDFTERKQVEEALRSSERRYRAIVQTQAEFVVRYRRGGYLTFVNDTFSRYMQKHVDELLGQSLYQYLFLQDREHLIRTVESMDAEHQEQVLEVRAWLPDGRLVWQKWNNSVILDDEGQVVEFQASGMDITRSKHAEECLRKSEEKYRSLFDNMLNGFAYCRMILDSELPMDFVYLEVNESFERLTGLRGVKGKRMSEVLPGVGKSDPDLLAAFRRVALSGKPEQLEYFLSAIGEWLAVSVYSPEPGCFVLVFDVITKRKRTDECLAFLAQAVSEPGEQFFNRLAKYLAQSLDMEFVCIDQLEEGNQYARTLAVYFDGSFEDNIRYTLRDTPCAEVVGNTVCCYRQGVRHLFPTDTLLQEIKAESYVGTVLWGSNGVPIGLIAAISKKSLGNRDLPEEILQMVSPRAAAEMERSLHEDERLRLEQQLLHAQKLESLGILAGGIAHDFNNILTGILGNSSLGLMRINPDSPATENLQNIEKAAVRAADLAKQMLAYSGKGMFVVEPVNVNLLLEEMIHLLEVSVSKKAELKLSLAPSLPSVQADPTQLRQIVMNLVINASEAIGEQGGSISISTGYRYFDQSYLKEAWFDCELVEGEFIFLQVADTGCGMDEGTLLRIFDPFFTTKFTGRGLGMSAVLGIIRGHRGAIKVQSKPGKGTTFTVLLPASDLPVPVKEAEQEQEHWQGSGTILLVDDEETICDIGAMMLGQLGYEVVTALSGASALQIYRSRPEIKLVILDLTMPQMDGEQTFVALKALDPEVKVIMSSGYSEQEVTGKFTGTGLLDFIQKPYSMQALTEVMKRCDR, via the coding sequence ATGTTCAATTCGCTTCAGAACTGGCAAGCGTTGTTCGACAACATGTCCCAGGGCATGTTCTGCCAGGACGCTGACGGAAAGCCCGTCGAGGCAAATGCATCCGCACTCTCCCTCCTGTGCCTTGACCGCGCCGAATTCATGGCGCATACCCCGCAGACGCCGCGATGGCGCCTCCTCTCGCCGGCGGGAACCGAGCTCCCCCCGGAACAGCACCCGGCCGTTATAGCGCTTCAAAAAGGGGAGCCCGTTCGCGGCGTCGTCAGCGGGATCTATACCCCTCACAACGACGCCACGGCCTGGGTAAAGATCGATGCCATCCCGCTTAAGCAGGGTGTTGCCTGCATCGTTCTCAACGACATCACCCAGGAAAAGCTGATAAAGGAGCAGGAACACCAGGCCGCACTTCAGTACGAGCTTCTCGCCAACACCTCCATGGACGGCTACTGGATCACGGACACCGAAGGAAGAATCCTCTCGGTAAACGACGCAGCCTGCCGCATGTACGGCTACAGCCGCGACGAGTTAACCTCCATGTTCATCGACGATTTCGAGGCATGGGAGAACCGCCACGAGATCACGGAGCACACGGAGAAGATCGTGGCCACCTGCTACGACCGCTTCGAGACCGCTCACCGAAGGAAAGACGGGACGCTTATCGAGGTGGAGGTTAGCACCACCTTCATTCCGGAGAGCGGGCGCTTCCTCGCCTTCCTGCAGGACATAACCAGCAAGAAGGTGGCGGAAAGGGCCCTGCAGCAAAGCGAAAAGCGCTACCTGGCCGTCATCAACAACCAGCTTGAGTTCGTGGACCGCTATCTCCCCGGGGGGATCATCACCTTCGTCAACGACGCGCTCTGCGACTACGTCGGCGCCGGCAGGGAAGAGCTGCTGGGGCAATCCTTCTACCCTTTCATCCACGAGGACGACCGAGAGCAGCTGGTAATGGCGATCGAGGCGCTGGATGCCGAACATACCTTCTTCCACACCGAAAACAGGGTGGTCCTGAAGGACGGCAGCGTGCGCTGGCACCACTGGAGCCACCACGCGCTCTTTGACGAAAAGGGGCAGATATACGAATACCAGTCGGTCGGGCGCGACATAACCGAGCGCAAAGAGGTCGAGGACAAGCTCCAGGAGAGCGAGGCGCGTTTCCGCAACCTCCTGGAGTCGATCCCCAACGTCGCCGTCCAAGGCTACGGCCCCGACGGCACCGTCCACTACTGGAACCGGGCCAACGAGACCATCTACGGGTACAGGCAGGAAGAGGCGCTCGGGCACAACCTCGTCGAACTGATCATCCCCCCGGAGCTGCGGGACGAGGTCCGGCGCGCCATCAAAGAAGGCGCCGAGACCGGCGTTATGCCGCCGGCCGGCGAGATCACACTGATGCGAAAGGACGGCTCGCCGGTGCCGGTCTTCTCCAGCCACGCCGTGGTCCGCATCCCCGGCCTGCCGCCGGAGCTATTCTGCATCGACGTCGACTTCACCGAGCGCAAGCAGGTGGAGGAGGCGCTGCGCTCCAGCGAACGGCGCTATCGCGCCATCGTGCAGACCCAGGCTGAATTCGTGGTTCGCTACCGCCGGGGAGGCTATCTTACCTTCGTCAACGACACCTTCAGCAGGTACATGCAAAAACACGTCGATGAGCTGCTGGGACAGAGCCTGTACCAGTATTTATTCCTGCAGGACCGCGAGCACCTGATCCGCACCGTGGAGTCTATGGACGCTGAGCACCAGGAGCAGGTGCTCGAGGTGCGGGCCTGGCTTCCCGACGGCCGCCTGGTGTGGCAGAAGTGGAACAACAGCGTCATCCTCGACGACGAAGGACAGGTGGTCGAGTTCCAGGCCAGCGGCATGGACATCACCCGGAGCAAGCACGCCGAAGAGTGCCTGCGCAAAAGCGAGGAGAAATACCGCTCGCTGTTCGACAACATGCTGAACGGTTTCGCCTACTGCAGGATGATCCTGGATTCGGAGCTCCCCATGGACTTCGTCTACCTGGAGGTGAACGAGAGCTTCGAGAGGCTGACGGGGCTTCGCGGGGTGAAGGGAAAGCGCATGAGCGAGGTGCTGCCGGGGGTAGGGAAGTCGGACCCGGATCTCCTAGCCGCCTTCAGGCGCGTCGCCCTAAGTGGCAAGCCCGAACAGCTGGAGTACTTCCTCTCCGCCATCGGCGAATGGCTCGCGGTTTCAGTGTACAGCCCTGAGCCAGGGTGTTTCGTCTTGGTATTCGACGTCATCACCAAGCGCAAGAGGACCGACGAGTGCCTTGCTTTCCTGGCCCAGGCGGTCTCGGAGCCGGGAGAGCAGTTTTTCAACCGCCTGGCGAAATACCTGGCGCAGTCCCTGGACATGGAGTTCGTCTGCATCGACCAGCTGGAGGAGGGGAACCAGTACGCGCGCACCCTGGCGGTCTACTTCGACGGCAGCTTCGAGGATAACATCCGCTACACCCTGCGGGACACCCCCTGCGCCGAGGTGGTGGGGAATACCGTATGCTGCTACAGGCAAGGGGTGCGCCACCTTTTTCCGACCGACACCCTGCTGCAGGAGATCAAGGCGGAGAGCTACGTGGGGACGGTGCTTTGGGGTTCCAACGGCGTGCCGATAGGGCTGATCGCCGCCATCAGCAAGAAATCGCTGGGAAACAGGGACCTCCCTGAGGAGATCCTCCAGATGGTGAGTCCGCGCGCCGCCGCGGAAATGGAGCGGAGCCTGCACGAAGATGAGCGGCTAAGGCTGGAGCAGCAGCTTCTGCACGCGCAAAAGCTGGAAAGCCTCGGCATCCTCGCCGGCGGCATAGCGCACGACTTCAACAACATCTTGACCGGCATCCTTGGCAACTCAAGCCTCGGCTTGATGCGCATAAATCCAGACTCCCCCGCCACAGAGAACCTTCAGAACATCGAGAAAGCCGCCGTCAGGGCAGCCGATCTCGCCAAACAGATGCTCGCCTATTCGGGCAAGGGGATGTTCGTCGTGGAGCCGGTGAACGTCAACCTGCTGCTGGAGGAGATGATCCACCTTCTTGAGGTCTCGGTGTCCAAGAAGGCCGAGCTTAAGCTCTCGCTCGCCCCGAGTCTCCCCTCGGTGCAGGCCGACCCCACGCAGTTGCGCCAGATCGTGATGAACCTGGTCATCAACGCTTCGGAGGCCATCGGAGAACAAGGGGGGAGCATATCGATCAGCACCGGGTACCGGTATTTCGATCAGAGCTACCTCAAAGAGGCCTGGTTCGACTGCGAGTTGGTCGAAGGTGAGTTCATCTTCCTGCAAGTGGCGGATACCGGCTGCGGCATGGACGAGGGCACCCTTTTGCGCATCTTCGACCCGTTTTTCACCACCAAGTTCACCGGTCGCGGGCTCGGCATGTCGGCGGTGCTCGGTATCATCAGGGGGCACAGAGGCGCCATCAAGGTGCAAAGCAAGCCCGGAAAGGGAACCACCTTCACCGTGCTGCTGCCGGCCAGCGACCTCCCGGTGCCGGTGAAGGAAGCCGAGCAGGAGCAGGAACATTGGCAGGGGAGCGGGACCATTCTTCTTGTCGACGACGAGGAGACCATCTGCGACATCGGGGCGATGATGCTGGGGCAATTGGGCTACGAGGTGGTGACGGCTCTTTCCGGCGCGAGCGCCCTGCAGATCTACCGGTCGCGGCCCGAAATCAAGTTAGTGATCCTGGACCTCACCATGCCGCAGATGGATGGGGAGCAGACCTTCGTGGCGCTGAAGGCGCTCGATCCCGAGGTGAAGGTGATCATGTCCAGCGGCTACAGCGAGCAGGAGGTGACAGGGAAGTTCACCGGTACCGGCCTGCTCGACTTCATCCAGAAGCCGTACAGCATGCAGGCCCTTACCGAAGTGATGAAGAGGTGCGACAGGTAG
- a CDS encoding YbgA family protein, whose translation MTSPIKIGVSSCLLGEKVRYDGGHKHDRYVTDVLGRFFQFVPVCPEVMCGMPVPREAMRLEGDPAAPRLVTHKSRADKTEQMLAFCRTKVEELALEDLCGFIFKKGSPSSGLFRVKVYDEAGVPSKTGSGLFAAAVARRFPHLPLEEEGRLADPRLRENFIERVFSYRRWKDFLAGRPDLGGLVQFHTRQKLLVMSHSTQLYREMGALVARGKEMAWPELEERYQELFMRALELQATVKKQTNVLMHIMGYFKKELGGDEKQELLELIGQYHDGLVPLVVPVTLLKHYVYKYRQQYLQQQVYLSPHPAELMLRNHA comes from the coding sequence ATGACATCGCCTATAAAGATCGGTGTGAGTTCCTGCCTTCTGGGTGAGAAAGTCCGCTATGACGGTGGGCACAAGCATGACCGCTACGTAACCGACGTGCTCGGCAGGTTCTTCCAATTCGTCCCGGTCTGCCCAGAGGTGATGTGCGGCATGCCGGTGCCGCGCGAGGCGATGCGGCTGGAGGGGGACCCTGCGGCGCCGAGGCTTGTCACCCACAAGAGCAGGGCGGACAAGACCGAACAGATGCTGGCGTTTTGCCGCACCAAGGTGGAGGAACTGGCCTTGGAGGATCTCTGCGGCTTCATCTTCAAGAAGGGTTCCCCCAGTTCCGGCCTTTTCCGGGTCAAGGTGTACGATGAGGCCGGCGTCCCCTCGAAAACCGGCAGCGGTCTCTTCGCCGCCGCGGTGGCAAGGCGCTTCCCGCACCTCCCGCTGGAGGAGGAGGGGAGGCTCGCCGATCCCCGCCTGCGGGAGAACTTCATCGAGCGGGTCTTCAGCTACCGACGCTGGAAGGATTTCCTTGCGGGGCGCCCGGACCTGGGAGGACTGGTTCAGTTCCACACCCGGCAAAAGCTCCTGGTCATGTCCCACAGCACGCAGCTCTACCGCGAGATGGGGGCGCTGGTCGCCCGAGGCAAGGAGATGGCTTGGCCGGAGCTCGAGGAGCGCTACCAGGAGCTCTTCATGCGGGCCCTGGAGCTGCAGGCCACGGTGAAGAAGCAGACCAACGTGCTGATGCACATCATGGGGTACTTCAAAAAGGAGCTTGGGGGGGACGAGAAACAGGAGCTCTTGGAACTGATCGGGCAGTACCACGACGGCCTGGTCCCCCTGGTGGTGCCGGTCACCCTCCTGAAGCACTACGTCTACAAGTACCGTCAGCAGTATTTGCAGCAGCAGGTCTACCTCTCCCCCCACCCGGCGGAGCTGATGCTGCGCAACCACGCTTGA
- a CDS encoding heterodisulfide reductase-related iron-sulfur binding cluster, producing MEATREIYWNVNHSLIWVMYLFAFLAIGACAWGFWRRLPMYRQGRQRLDRLDRLAERVQHFLKGMFSQAKVLRVPVPGTLHAFFYWGFLLLFIGTLLIMLQADFTAPLFNRVFLQGNFYRGYSLVLDLAGLAAIVMLGGLLVRRWFVKPKGLPTSADDYLAHALLFAILLTGFVVEGLRMASTEIGINPELARWSPVGGIFARPFVGMDLGRISLIHKTLWWGHLFLALSFIVAIPLTKLRHLFTTPVNYLFTDLRPKGAIATIDLEDEKAEQFGVATVKDFSWKDLYDPDACTVCKRCQDRCPAWNTEKPLSPMKVVLQIGEVAAATPQADLCRTVTEEVLWDCTTCRACQEICPAEIEHVNKILEMRRNLALMEGAFPGDEVRAAMSNYEVNGNPFGMAYAERGAWAEGLDVAVMESGAAVDVLYFVGCYASFDRRNQEVARAFVKLCNAAGVKVGILGKEEKCCGEPPRKLGNEYLYQGMAQENIEKMKGYGVQRVVTTCPHCFNTLARDYRDLGFDVPVEHYTTFLQDLVQQGRLKLKPEPFACTYHDSCYIGRYMDIFEEPRELLYRAGGDIAEMGASRLESFCCGAGGGRILAEEKRGTRINVARVQMAQETGAPVLVSNCPFCLTMFEDGIKTGGAEGSVAARDLAEILAERIA from the coding sequence ATGGAAGCCACGCGGGAAATATACTGGAACGTAAACCACTCCCTCATCTGGGTGATGTACCTCTTCGCCTTTCTTGCCATTGGGGCTTGCGCCTGGGGCTTTTGGCGGCGTCTTCCCATGTACCGGCAGGGAAGGCAGCGCCTTGACCGGCTGGACCGTCTTGCCGAACGCGTCCAGCACTTCCTGAAGGGGATGTTTTCGCAGGCGAAGGTGCTGCGGGTTCCAGTGCCGGGGACGCTGCATGCCTTTTTCTACTGGGGCTTTTTGCTCCTTTTCATCGGCACCCTTTTGATCATGCTGCAGGCAGACTTCACCGCACCGCTGTTCAACAGGGTATTTCTGCAGGGGAACTTCTACCGCGGATACTCCCTGGTGCTTGACCTGGCGGGGCTCGCGGCGATCGTCATGCTGGGGGGGCTTTTGGTGCGCCGCTGGTTCGTGAAACCAAAGGGACTTCCGACCAGCGCAGACGACTACCTGGCGCATGCCCTGCTCTTCGCCATCCTCCTGACGGGATTCGTGGTCGAGGGGCTCCGGATGGCCTCTACCGAGATCGGGATCAACCCGGAACTGGCCCGCTGGTCCCCGGTGGGGGGGATTTTCGCCCGGCCGTTCGTAGGGATGGACCTGGGACGGATTTCCCTGATCCACAAGACACTTTGGTGGGGGCACCTGTTCCTGGCTTTGTCCTTTATTGTCGCCATTCCCTTGACCAAACTGCGGCATCTCTTCACCACGCCGGTCAACTACCTCTTCACCGACCTGAGGCCCAAGGGGGCTATCGCCACCATCGACCTGGAGGACGAGAAGGCGGAGCAGTTCGGCGTCGCCACCGTGAAGGATTTTTCCTGGAAGGACCTCTACGACCCCGACGCCTGCACGGTCTGCAAGCGCTGCCAGGACCGCTGCCCGGCCTGGAACACGGAAAAGCCGCTTTCCCCCATGAAAGTGGTGCTGCAGATAGGTGAGGTGGCGGCAGCGACGCCGCAGGCCGACCTTTGCCGCACCGTCACCGAAGAGGTCCTTTGGGACTGCACCACCTGCCGGGCCTGCCAGGAGATCTGCCCGGCGGAGATCGAGCACGTGAACAAGATCCTCGAGATGCGCAGGAACCTGGCGCTCATGGAAGGCGCCTTTCCAGGCGACGAGGTGCGCGCCGCGATGAGCAACTACGAGGTGAACGGCAATCCCTTCGGCATGGCGTACGCCGAGCGCGGCGCCTGGGCCGAGGGGCTGGATGTCGCCGTCATGGAGAGCGGCGCCGCGGTCGACGTCCTCTACTTCGTCGGCTGCTACGCTTCCTTCGACCGAAGGAACCAGGAGGTGGCCCGCGCCTTCGTGAAGCTGTGCAACGCCGCCGGCGTGAAGGTCGGCATCTTGGGCAAAGAGGAGAAGTGCTGCGGCGAGCCGCCCCGCAAGCTCGGGAACGAGTACCTGTACCAGGGGATGGCGCAGGAGAACATAGAGAAGATGAAGGGGTACGGGGTGCAGCGGGTGGTGACCACCTGTCCGCACTGCTTCAACACCCTGGCCAGGGATTACCGAGACCTCGGCTTCGATGTCCCGGTTGAGCATTACACCACCTTCCTCCAAGACCTGGTGCAGCAGGGAAGGCTGAAGCTGAAGCCGGAGCCGTTTGCCTGCACCTATCATGACTCCTGCTACATCGGGCGCTACATGGATATCTTCGAGGAGCCCCGCGAGCTCCTTTACCGCGCGGGGGGGGACATCGCCGAGATGGGGGCGAGCCGCCTGGAGAGCTTCTGCTGCGGCGCCGGCGGCGGGCGCATCCTGGCCGAGGAGAAGCGCGGCACACGGATCAACGTGGCGCGGGTGCAGATGGCGCAGGAGACGGGAGCCCCGGTGCTGGTATCGAACTGCCCGTTCTGTCTCACCATGTTCGAGGACGGCATCAAGACCGGCGGCGCGGAGGGGAGCGTCGCCGCGAGGGATCTCGCGGAGATTCTCGCCGAGCGCATCGCCTGA